The Anabas testudineus chromosome 1, fAnaTes1.2, whole genome shotgun sequence genomic sequence agacacagagtaagttgttgtgagtttaaaatcagtcggaacaatatgatgtaaactttctctgatgataaattaaACAGgttgtctgacaccaaaactgacatgaaatagagaattgaaatcttttcTTCCCTACTCGGTTGAATTCTGAGATAAGGACTGTAATTGTcctgtttgctgaatgtccatctcTACAGAATCAGTAAACAATGTGTATGAGAGCTGTGTAATATCCATGTTTACAtactgaaagagaatgtgctgctctgacccctctcctcctttcaggttggagcctggtggagtccgatggttgagaccaggtctgaggaagtgtaagtgtgtttttaatgagattaatgaaaacaaagcagcaacattcaaccatcttcaaactgtcacatcactcattcaaatcacTGACGTCACAAAgtctcatcaaactgatgatagattaataactgcagctgattgtgtcttgttctctccttcagatttctgtcaactcacaaTCGACACAAACACGGTGAACAAAAACCTAcaactgtctgacaacaacaggaaggtgacttgggtggaggaggatcagtcatatcctgatcatccaggCAGatataatgaattacaataccTACTGTGTAGTAATGTTCTGACTGGTCGCTCTTACTGGGAGGTTGAGTGGAATAAAGGGGTTGATATAGCTGTGTGTTATGGAAGAATCAACAGGAAAGCAGACAAAAGGGACAAAGACTGTTGGTTTGGAGGAAACGATCATTCCTGGGGTCTGATCTGCACAAGTGACAGTGGTTACTGTGTCAGACACAACAATACAGAAAATCATTATAtctcctctgtgtcctcctcTGATGACAGAGTAGGAGTGTTTGTTGATTATCCTGCTGgcactctgtccttctacagagtctcctctgataAACTGATCCACCTCTACACCTTCAgaaccacattcactgaacctctttatgtTGGATTAGCTGTCTGGTCTAGTGGCTTTTTGATTATGAGTGTCTCATAATTCAGTCtatttcactcacacactgtacatatgtGATATGGTGTGAGACTGAACCAACATTAACTCAGGTTCATTTAGCCGTAGTAAGTGATTAATATGTTACATATATTCATATGATACTAATAGTTGAATAGCATGTTTCACAGAGACTAGGGTTGGTATATATTTCAGTGTAAGGCAACATGACCATATAAGACAAAGGTCATAGGCACAAGGGATGTTTATTATAGGACGCAGAGACTAAGATGTTAAGCACAGGGTCCATTGAGTGCTCTGTATGATAACCATCACAGGATAAGGGTCATCTGCACAGGGTCCATACTTGAGTGGTCATCAAACAGACGAAAGGTGATCACCTCGGGGTCTAACAACACTCAGGTTTATGGATTAAATCAGTTTCTTTTTGAACCAGCTCTAAATTATTCCTTGTAAACCTTTTCCTCTTCTGGTCCTTTAAAGATGGAAACTGTCCCTATTCGAGAAACTAATTGTTGACgactttttataaaaacatttttctagtAACTATCagcatgttttctctttctctgaacCTCAGTcctatgtgtgaaaatgtgtttgatttattgGGTTTGCTCAGTTGCTAATTTCCTAACACTCATTGCTGGTGATGTTGGTACAGATCCATTATTCTCTTCCAGTACTTCAGTTCCAGTTGACCTCAGACTGATGTGTACAGTGTCATTTAGCAGTTTTTATTGGTGCCTTGTTTGTTGAACCATGTGGTTTTGGCCTCATGATAAATATCTATTCCATAGTATCTAAATATGATGTGATTatagtgtttgtgtctttttctctaactaataaatgtttgttgaacCTTGAGTCACTTTcaagttttaatgtgtttcctCCAAATTGAGTCCAGATGTTTTTCTCCATCAAACATCAGGAATGAACTGCAGTCAGGGTTCAACTTTCTGATGAATTACTCAGCACTGTTCACTGGGACCAAGCACAAGTCTGAACACAGGACACTCACACGTTTGTCTTTTGTATCATTTAGTTCTTCCAGGGATAGATTCTGAGGAAATGGGCCCATGGGCACAGACAAGGTAATGAGCCCCGCAACCCCCTCTACACAGGACCCCCAGACTgagattttctgtctctgattGGTGACTCGGCGAGTTCAAAAGTGAAAACTCCAAAGCTCAGATTTTACTGGATGTTCAACCTGCTTTCtagttttactgtgtgtcttcTGGGTGCCAGTAATCATCAGTCTGAACATGGGTATATATTCAATTGTTGCAGCAGCaatcacacaaaaaactaaatacagaagATAGAAGACAGAATAAACTAATAACTTATTATGTATTAATCATCTGTCTGTACAGACAgtacatataaatatactgcTGCTATGTTTGTACCAAGTATTACCACAGATCTGTGTCCTTAttttatcaacagcatcaaattcaatagtctaaaaatactttgttttctttttggaatACATTTGTACTTTAAGTGCACTGTTTGAGCATGTACTTAGTACTTCTAAGAAGCATACCATCTGAGTAGCAGTACCACTTGAAATGTTTTACTCAAGTAGAAGTACTAAGTACATGCTCAAACAGTAtgcttaaatataaatatatatagtatgaGTATCATGTTTGTTCTTGTCATCTCTGGTTACAGCTCTGTATGCTAAACACTAACAGAGGTATAATTCTAATCAGAAAGATTAATTGTTTACTGTAATTGTAGATTTTTGTTATCTTCAGGATTCTGAATAACATTATTGTGTataatttaataacaataataataataataataataataataaccttgTCTTCTCAAATTTGTGCTGGAAATCTGCAGCAGAAGGGTGACTGTAAATGGAGAAtagttgttttctttccagTGTGCACACTTCTCAGGGCCGACAGATATAAAGGCGGTCTCTTCTGTTGTACAGTGGAAGtagtttaaactgtaaaaagacAAGTTTAAGATAAGTACGTTTCACTATTTCATTGTCATACCTGAGACAGGGATGtggcggcctggtggctcagtgggtagatcattggccttagaTACACAAGGTTCAGGGTTCAAACCCAGTCACAAACACcagtatgtatatgtatatgtgtatgtagctgcccactgctggTTGGGTTAAATGCAAAGAACCAATTTCATCtgcaacatgtaaaatgtggcgttctgttaaaaaaataaaagctaacaAACAAATCTGTCAGTTCTGTAGTACAGGATAGGACACACCCAGGCACTCACATCAGGAATGTATCACACTTCCTGGAATGAGTGGTTTCACATGAAGaccaaacacatacatttttttcaacTGGGTGGGAACACGGCACATAAAGAATATTAATGTGCCTGTCTGGTCACTTGGATGCATATTGTAAGtttctaaaacacaaacacatggtaAAGATGCTGTCCCGTCCTGTCAGTTCACTctcttctctgctttgtttctcaGGTACACTTTGTTGGTGGGGAAGGGCCCATTTGAGACCTCCTGTCTGAAGGAGACCTACAACCGCATCAAGAAAAACAACTACACCATCCCCTGGGTTAGTTAGAATGATGCTTCACACTGTGCATATAGTCCATATATTGTTTTTCCATGCTCTCATCCTTAATCTGTAACTCTCTGCAGCACATCAACCCAGCTGCGTCCTCTCTCATCACGCGGATGCTGCATGCAGATCCCTCCCAGAGGCCCACTGTCGCCGAGCTGCAAGCTGACGAGTTCTTCACGACCGGCTACGTCCCCTCACGCCTCCCCACTACTTGCCTCACTGTGCCCCCAAGGTTCTCCATTGCCCCCTCCACAGCTGCAGAGCTCAGCCAGAGACGCCCACTGACTGCGATTAACAACAAGGGTAATGGTCCGAGCACTACATGAGTGTTTTTACTTTCCTAGATTATTAATTTTAACAAGagtttaattatgttttctcTATTTCCAGCTGGGACAGAGAAGGTGGAATTGAAGGATGAGCCTGTGCAGAGGTGAGATGCTTCAGAAATACTCACTTAGATTCTAAATTGTAAATGTCTCAGATGAAATGGGTACTCCTCTGAGTCGACAAGATGGCAGCTGAATCGTATCTCAGCGTGCGCTCTTACCCTGCTGCTCTCAACAAGAAGGTCAGATGGTGTCTTAATGTTAATTAATCAGattatttaagtgtgtgtgtgtgactcttgCTGCTTTAAAAAAGATCATTGCTCTTattcagttgtatttattttctttcccctCTTAGATAACGTTACATGAGTGAACACCTGTTGAAGACCGGAGCAAACATGGCCCGACGGGAAGGAGATGAGCTGGCTCGGCTGCCATATCTCTCCCTGTGGTTCAGGACAAAAAGCGCCATCGTCCTGCACCTCACAAATGGCACCGTTCAGATTAATTTCTTCCAGGTTGATATCACCTTTACCTACTTTCATCACACCTGGTTCTTTAGAAACATGACCTTCTGCCATTAGTTGCTCAACTTTAGGTTTATAGTTTTTAAAACCATGTTTTCATTAAACCCCATCAGGACCACACCAAGCTGATCCTGTGTCCACTGATGGCTGCAGTGACCTACATCGACGAGAAGCGAGACTTCCGCACCTACAAGCTGTCTCTGTTGGAGGAATATGGCTGCAGTAAAGAGCTGTCCAGCCGCATTCGTTACGCCAAGCTCATGGTAGAGAAGCTGCTGGACAGCAAGTCTTCCACCGCTGCACATTAGACCACCTCTACACCCCCTCCAAGTCTCCAGTTATCGGTCTTTAATCACTGGCCTCTTCTTCCTGTATGCAGCCTCTCGGAGGTTGGGACAGACCCTGAAGTTCTTCTGTATTCTACTATTTTATTGAAGGGTCTCAGTGGAATGATTGTTGTCGACAAACATGTACGACCGCCGTCAGCACATCAGATGGGTTGACCCtgtatgttcagtgtttttctgtgttcagatTCATCATCCTCTCTGCTCAGGCTGCTTTAGTTTGCATTTGTTCATGTCTCGGTAATGTTTTC encodes the following:
- the LOC113161506 gene encoding serine/threonine-protein kinase PLK1-like; translated protein: MSEHLLKTGANMARREGDELARLPYLSLWFRTKSAIVLHLTNGTVQINFFQDHTKLILCPLMAAVTYIDEKRDFRTYKLSLLEEYGCSKELSSRIRYAKLMVEKLLDSKSSTAAH